Genomic DNA from Streptomyces venezuelae:
CCTGGCGGCGGTTCTGGCACGTCACGCTGCCGAGCATCCGGCCCATCGTCATCCTGCTGCTGATCATGCGGCTCGGTGACATCCTCTCCGTCGGTTTCGAACAGATGCTGCTGCAGCGGCAGTCGGTGGGCCCCGAGGTCGGTGAGGTGCTCGACACCTTCGTCTTCTGGCAGGGCATCGTCGGGGGCGACACCGGCTACGCCGCGGCCGCGGGCCTGTTCAAGGGCGTCGTCGGCGCTGCGCTCGTCTTCACCGCCAACCGGATCGCCCACCGGCTCGGCGAACAGGGGGTCTACAAGTGAGCATCGGTACCCGTGCGGCAAAGGTCACGCGTCCCGCCTGGATGGAGAAGCCGCGGGCCGCGACCAAGGTCGCCAAGGGCGTCGCGGTGGCCGTCGTTCTCGCGCTCGTGCTCGTTCCGTTCCTCGTCATCGTCTCGACCTCCCTCGCCTCCAACCGCGAGGTCGTGGAGAACGGCGGCTGGGTGCTGTGGCCGAGCGATCCGACCCTGCGCGCCTACCGGACCATCCTCAACGGCGGCATCGTCACCAAGGCGCTCGGCGTCAGCGTCGGCCTCACCGTCATCGGCACGCTCTTCTCGCTCGCGTGCACCACCTTCCTCGCGTACGCGCTGGCCCGCCCCGGTGTCTTCGGCGGCAAGCCCGTGCTGCTCCTGATCCTGTTCACCTTCCTCTTCCCGCCCGGCATGATCCCCGCGTTCCTGCTGGTCAAGGGCATGGGAATGATGGACACGTACGCCGCGCTCATCGCGCCCGTGCTCATCAACGTCTTCAACCTGATCGTGTTGCGCGGCTTCTTCCAGGGGATACCCGAGGAGTTGTACGAGGCGGCCAGGCTCGACGGCGCCGGGGACTGGCAGATCCTCTGGCGGATCGTGCTCCCGCTCTCCAAGGCGGCGCTCGCCGTGGTCTCCCTCTTCTACGCCGTGAGCTACTGGAACGCCTGGTTCCACGCCTCCATCTACATGGAGTCCGGCCACTGGCCGCTGTCGCAGGTGCTGCGCACGTACGTCATCGGCGGCTCGCAGATCGCCGACACCGGCCTGAGCGAGGCCGGCATGGTCTCCGCGCCGCAGACGACGCAGATGGCCGTCCTGGTGATCGCCACCGTGCCGATCCTGCTCGTCTACCCCTTCCTGCAGAAGTACTTCACCAAGGGCGTGCTCACCGGCGCCATCAAGAGCTGATACCTCACCTCGTCGTACAGAAGGGCTCCTTCCCGTGTCCGGTTCCTCGATGTCGCGCCGCACCCTGCTCCGTTCCATGGCCGTCGGCGGCGCCGCCCTGGCCGCGCCCGCCGTCCTCACCGCCTGCTCCACCGGGGCCGGCGGCGGAGGCAACGTCTCCAACGCCGGCAAGAAGGCGGCGCCCTGGCCGACGTACGCACCGGCGAAGGGTCCCACCCCCGATCTCGCGCCGACCGCCGAGGGCGTGCAGCCCGGGTACACCACGTACCCGGAGAAGCTGGTCCGCGCGACGGCCGAGAAGGCGGGCACCGGCAAGCAGAAGATCAAGGTCATGACGATCACGTACGGCACCCCGCCGAAGCCGGTCGGCCGCAACGAGTACTGGCAGGCCGTCAACGAGGCGCTGGGCGTCGAGGTCGAGTTCACCGTCGTGCCCGACGCGGACTTCCGCGCCAAGATGTCCACGCTCATGTCGGGCGACGACCTGCCCGACATGATCAATTTCGGGGGCGGGTACGTACTGCCGCGCGAGTCGCAGTTCGTGAAGGCGCGGTGCGCGGACCTCAGCGACCACCTGTCCGGCGACGCCGTCAAGGACTACCCCAACCTCGCCAACATCCCCACGTACGCCTGGGAGGGCATGGGGCGCATCGCCGGGCACATCTACGGGCTGCCGATCGAGCGGGCCAAGGTGCAGGGCGCGATGTTCATCAACCGTGAGGCGTTCGACGCGGCGGGGTACCGGCCGGGCATGTCCGCACCCGACTTCCACGCGATGGCCGCCGAGGCATCGCAGGGCAAGAAGTTCGCCCTCGGCGCCTCCACGGTGGGCTTCTACGGATATCTGTACCACGCGATGTGGCACGGCGCGCCCAACCAGTGGCAGCTCAAGGGCGGCAAGGCCACCGACATGTACGGGACCGACGCGTTCAAGGCGGCGCTGGAGTACATGGCGAAGCTGCGCGAGGCCGGTGCGTACAACCCGGACGCCACGTCGATCTCCCAGGTCGACCTGAAGACGCAGTTCTACAACGGGACCGTCCGCTCGATGACCGACGGCTGGGGCGCCGTCATCTCCAACGCGCAAGGAATCAAGGACGAGTTCACCCTCGATGTGGCGGAGCCTTACACGGTCGACGGCGTGACGCCCGTCTATCAGCAGAACCGCGGCTGTTTCGGCTACACCGTCGTCAAGAAGGCCTCCAAGGAGCGCATCGAGTTGATGCTCCGCGTACTGAACTGGCTCGCCTCGCCGTTCGGCACGAAGGAGTACGAGCTCATGCACTACGGAGTGGAGGGCACCCACTTCACGTACAACAAGGACGGCGATCCGGTCGCCACGGAGACCGGCCTCATCGACTCCAGGACCAACCTGCCCTTCCCGTACCTGATGGACGCCCCGCAGCCGCTGTACTTCCCCGGCTTCCCGGACCTCACGAAGCGGTTGCACGCCTGGGAGAAGAAGGTCGTCCCGCTCCTCGTGCCCGACGACCACTGGGGGTTGATGTCGGAGACGTTCAACCGGCAGGGCGCCACGATGCAGCAGATCATCGAGGACGGCGTGACGGCGGTCGTCTCCGGCCGCAAGAAGCTCTCCGACTGGGACGGCATCCACCGCAAGTGGCAGTCGCAGGGCGGCAAGCGGGCCGCCGAGGAGTTCCTCGCGGAGTACGAGGCCGCGCACTGACCCACGGGTACGGGGACGGGGTACGGTCGGCCGATGGGCAGGAGAGGGAGACACAGTGGGTGAGCGGGTCACCATCCGCGAGGTGGCCGCGCGCGCGGGCGTCTCGGTAGCGACCGTCTCGCGGGTCCTCGCGGGCAACTACCCGACGTCCACGGCGTCGCGGGCCAAGGTGCTGCGCGCGGTCAAGGACCTGGACTACGTCGCCAACGCGCACGCGCGCGCGTTGGCGGGCGCGGGCCGCAAGACGATCGCGGTCCTCATGTTCGACGTGGTGGGCGCGTTCTACGCGCAGGTCGCGCAGGGCGTCGAGATGGAGGCCGCGCAGCGCGGCAGGCTCACCCTGGTCGCGTCCACGGGCAGCGACCCGGCCCGTGAGCTGGCCCTGGTCCAGATGATGCGCGAGCAGGCCGCGGAGGCGGTGATGCTGGTGGGCGGTGTCGTGCAGGACGACGAGTACCGGCAGCGGATGGCACGCTACGCCGAGGCGCTCGCGGCGGCGGGCTCCCGCCTCGTGCTGTGCGGCCGCCCGGCGCCGACGCCCGACGTGCCCGCGCTGGTCGTGGAGTACGACAACGAGGCGGGCGCCCACGCGGTGACCAGCCACCTGCTCGGCGCCGGGCACCGGCGGATCGCCCTGCTCGGCTACGAGCCGGGCAACACGACCGGCGAGGACCGTCTCGCCGGGTTCCTGCGGGCGCTCAACGACCACGGGGTGCCGCGCGGCGACGCGGTCCTGCACGGGACGGGTTTCGGGCAGAACCACGGCTACGAGGCGATGCGCGACCTCCTCCGGAAGGCTGACGGCAGGCCGGACTTCACAGCGGTCTTCGCGGGCGACGACCGGGCTGCCGCCGCGGCGGTCGTCGCGCTGCGGGAGTACGGGCTGCGGGTCCCCGAGGACATGTCGGTGGTCGGCTACAACGACGACCCGGTCGCGGGCGACATCACGCCGGGCCTGACGACGGTCCACATCCCCGCCGAGGAGATGGGCCGCACGGCCGTGCGCCGCGCTCTCTCGGGCTCCCCGCGGGCGGGCCAGGAGCGGCACGTGCTGGGCACGCACATCGTCATCCGGGACAGTGTGCGGCGGGTTCGGGGATAGGTCCCCCGGCGAGCACGGCTCGCGCCACCTCCGCGGGACGGTCGCGCATCACCAGGTGGCCCGACGGGGCCGCCACGCGGAAGGACGCGTCGAGGGCGTGGGCGAGTCGTCGTTGGCGGCCGAGCCAGCGGCGCGAGCCGCCTCCGTACGCGGCGAGCACCGTCACCGGGGCCCCCTCGGGAAGGGGCAGGCGGCGGCGGAGCGCGGCGAGTTCGCGGGCCGTGTCGCCGTACGTCACGTACTCCATGAGCGCCGCCCGCCACACCCGGCTGCTCCCGTAGAGCCACGCCCACGGCGTCGGTGCCGTCAGGCGGCGCAGGGCGGGTCCCACCGCCCGCGGCAGTCCCGTCGTGCACAGCAGCGTGCCGCACGCGCGCGTGGCCGCCACCCGCATCCCGCGCGGCAGGAGGGTGCGGGGCCGTTCCTCGACGCTGGAGTCGACGAGGACGAGCCCCGCCGTGCGCTCCGGGAACAGCCGCGCGAACGCCTCCATGTGGAATCCGGCGAGCGAGTGCCCGACCGCCGTCACCGGCGCCCCGCCGAGACCCACCGCGTCCAGGACCCGCACGATCCGCTCCGCCTCGTCCCGCGCGGTGGGCGCCACGCGCGCGTGGCCGCTGAGTCCGAGGCCGGGCCGGTCGAAGCGGACCACGGTCCGGTGCGGGGCCAGCAGCGGCACCACCGGGTCCCAGTCGAACCAGCCGAGCCCGAGCCCGGCACCGAGCACGCACACCGGTCCGCGGCCCGTCACCTCGACGTGGTGCGGCACTCCCCCGACCCGTACGAACCCGGCCCGAGTGAACCCGCCCCGTACGAACGTCGTCACTCCCGCCGCGCCTCCGCCGCCGCCGACCACGCGAGGACGACGAGCCACACCGCGATGGCCAGCACCTGCAGCCGCTGCCCGATCCCGAGTCCCCATGTGCCGAGGCCGGCCTCGAACGCGGCGATGGACGTCAGGGTCCAGCCGGTGGCGACCAGTTCGAGGGCGACGAGGAACGGCCCCGTGCGCGCGAGCGCGCGCCAGGACGCGGCACGGCGGCGGGCCGCGACGGTGAGGAGCACCATGCCGACCAGCGCCCCCGCGACGGCGAGGCTGCTGCTGACCGCGTGCGCGGTGTGCGTCCACGGCACGTCGCCCGCCCGCTCCCGCGCGAGGCAGCCGGGGTCGGCGGTCGCCGCGCAGCTCAGCGGCAGCCGTGAGTCGGCGGCGGTGGCGGCGCCGAACAGCGCGAGCCCCGCCCAGCCGACCGCGGGGAGCCGTCCTGCGCGCGTCCTCCGGGCCGTCGACGCCCATACCGCGCCCGCGAGGACGAGGAGCCCGGCGAGGAGGTCCACGGTGCGGAAGAACGTCCCGTACGGCTGGTCCTCGGCGGCGAGTTCACTGACGTACGCCGTGCGGGGCGAGAGCCCGGTCGGCAGCAACATCTCCGCCGGCCAGGTGCTGTACGCGAGGGCGCCGGCCAGCAGGAGGCCCGCGAGGACGCGCGCGGCGGTGGACCGCGAGGTCCGGGCGGGCCGCCACGCGGCGGGGGGCTGCTGTTTCGCCATGGGGGCGGCTGTCGTCGCGGGAGAGGGCATCGGCGTACAGGCGCTATCTCGGCTCATGTGTCGCCCTGTGGTCGGGGTGGATCCAGCCGGGTTTGCGGAACTTGAGGAAGGCGGCGGGCGCCAGGACGCCGAGTGCGAGCAGGCCGCCGCCGACGATCAGGAGGTAGCGCCACAGGGGGCCCTTGCCGAACTGGTCGGGCGGTACGAAGCCGATGGCGAGCGCGGCGAGCGACGCGACGAATCCGACGGCCGCGACGACCTTCACGGCGGGGACGACGAAGCCGCGCGGCACCTCCGGCTGTGAAGCCCGCAGCCGTACGACGGCCACGAACATCAGCAGGTACGCGATGAGGTAGATCTGCACGGTGATGACGGAGAACATCCAGTACGCGCTGGAGACGTCGTCACTGAAGGCGTACAGGACGCCGATCAGCGTGGTGACGACGCCCTGCGCGACCATGATGTTGCGCGGGACGCCCGCCTTGTTGAACTTCTGCAGGACCGGCGGCAGGTAGCCCTCCTGGCGGGCGAGCGTGACCAGGCCCTTCGCGGGCCCGGCGAGCCACGTGAGCATGCCGCCGAGCGCCGCCATGACGAGCATGATCCCGACGACCTTCGTCAGCCAGCCGACGTGGAAGTGGTCGAAGAACGCCTGGAAGGCCTGCATCAGACCGGCGGTGAGGCTGAGCTCCTCCGACGGCATGACCCAGCTGATGGCCAGGGCCGGAAGGATGAAGATCAGCAGGACGAGGCCGGTGGCGAGGAAGATCGAGCGCGGGTACTCGGCGCGGGGGTGGCGCAGCGAGGACACGTGGACGCCGTTCATCTCCATGCCCGCGTAGGAGAGGAAGTTGTTGACGATGAGGACGAGGCTGGCGAGGCCGGTCCACGGGGGCAGCCAGTGGTCGGGGCTCATGGGCGCGGCGGACTCGTTGCCCTGCCCGAGGAAGACGATGCCGAGGACGACGAGGACCACGCCGGGGACGAGGGTGCCGATGATCAGCCCCGAGGAGGAGAGCCCGGCGACTGTCTTGGTGCCCCGGCAGGTCACCCAGACACCCGTCCAGTAGATGACGACGATGACGATCGCTACGTAGGGGCCGTTTTCGGCGAGGCTCGGATGGATGACGTACGCGAACGTCGAGGCCACGTAGGCGAGCAGGCTCGGGTAGTACGCGATGGTCATGGCGAACTGGCACCACACGGCGACGAACCCCAGCGGCCTGCCCAGCGCCTCGCTCACCCACCTGTAGATGCCGCCCGACCATCCGGAGGCGAGCTCGGCGCCCACGAGGGCGGTGGGGAGCAGGAAGACGACGGCGGGCAGGAGGTAGAGGAAGACGGCGGCCAGTCCGTAGATGGCCATCGACGGCGAGGGACGCAGGCTGGCGACGGACGCGGTGGTCATCAGGGCGAGCGTCACCCAGGAGATGAACTGCCTCGGAATGGCGGGGTCCGGTTCCGGCAGGCTTCCCGCACGGGTTTGCTGCGGTTCGTCCGTGTTCGTCATGCGCTCATGATCGTCGGAGCGGCGGGGGCCCGCATGTCGCCGCATACCCGGCGGGGGTAAGGTCGGCCGCATGGCGAGGACGGGGCCGAGGATCGGCGACGGGACCGGGCGGCTGTTGCTGCTCGCCGCGCTGCTGCTCGGAATCGTGACGATGCACACGTTGGGGCATCCCTCGGGCGACCACGGGGGCGCCCCGGAACCGGCCGCGATGCGGCACACCGGGGTCACCACGCCACCCCCGCACCCACCCCGTCTCGACGCACTGTCCCACGGGACGGACACGGCACAGCCCGAACGCGACGCGGCTGCCCGCGGGACGGGGGCCGCCGATCCTCGGCCCGGCGCCAACGAGCGACAACTCGGCGCCGCCGCCCACCAGGCAGGGGCCGCCGTTCAGTACAGCGGCGCCGCCGCGCACCGGCGTGGCGTCGGGGACCGGCTCGTTGCCGATGCTTCGCACGGGTCGGGCGACGGGATGGCGATGGATCCGCTGTCCGTGTGCCTCGCGGTGCTCGGCGCGTTCACGCTGCTCGTGCTGGTGCGGGCCGGGCTGCTGCGGCCGGGTGGGGTCGTCGACCGTTCGCGTACGCCGGGACGGCTCCTGCACGCCCTGCGGCCGAACCCGCCGCCGCCTCGCACACTCCTCTCCCACCTGTCGGTGCTGCGTATTTAGGCCTGCGCACCGGCTGCTTCGCGCTGCCCGTGGAACTCGTGGCGTCCCGATGGGGACCCGCGGGCGCCGAGCCGTGCACCAGAAGCAGCAGACGTGTCCAGCCGCACGCACCACACGCACCACACGACGAGGTGTCACTCAGTCATGCGTAATGAAGTTTCCATGCGCGTTCCCTCCGGACGCGGCCCCTCCCGGCGCGCCGTGCTCGGCGCCGCCGCCGCGGTCGCCGGGACGGGGATCCTGACGGCCTGTTCCGACGCGGACCCGGGCCGCCGTACAGGGCACGGCGGTCACGGCAGTCACGGTCAGGGCGGGGCCTCCGGCCCTGACGGATACGTGGACCCCGCGGGCAGGGAGGTCGCGGACGCCGAGAAGAAGCGGGGCCGTGGCGGCCGCACCCGTGAGGTCAGACTGACGGCCGCACAGACCGGGCTCGACCTGGGCGGG
This window encodes:
- a CDS encoding carbohydrate ABC transporter permease, encoding MEKPRAATKVAKGVAVAVVLALVLVPFLVIVSTSLASNREVVENGGWVLWPSDPTLRAYRTILNGGIVTKALGVSVGLTVIGTLFSLACTTFLAYALARPGVFGGKPVLLLILFTFLFPPGMIPAFLLVKGMGMMDTYAALIAPVLINVFNLIVLRGFFQGIPEELYEAARLDGAGDWQILWRIVLPLSKAALAVVSLFYAVSYWNAWFHASIYMESGHWPLSQVLRTYVIGGSQIADTGLSEAGMVSAPQTTQMAVLVIATVPILLVYPFLQKYFTKGVLTGAIKS
- a CDS encoding extracellular solute-binding protein, with the protein product MSRRTLLRSMAVGGAALAAPAVLTACSTGAGGGGNVSNAGKKAAPWPTYAPAKGPTPDLAPTAEGVQPGYTTYPEKLVRATAEKAGTGKQKIKVMTITYGTPPKPVGRNEYWQAVNEALGVEVEFTVVPDADFRAKMSTLMSGDDLPDMINFGGGYVLPRESQFVKARCADLSDHLSGDAVKDYPNLANIPTYAWEGMGRIAGHIYGLPIERAKVQGAMFINREAFDAAGYRPGMSAPDFHAMAAEASQGKKFALGASTVGFYGYLYHAMWHGAPNQWQLKGGKATDMYGTDAFKAALEYMAKLREAGAYNPDATSISQVDLKTQFYNGTVRSMTDGWGAVISNAQGIKDEFTLDVAEPYTVDGVTPVYQQNRGCFGYTVVKKASKERIELMLRVLNWLASPFGTKEYELMHYGVEGTHFTYNKDGDPVATETGLIDSRTNLPFPYLMDAPQPLYFPGFPDLTKRLHAWEKKVVPLLVPDDHWGLMSETFNRQGATMQQIIEDGVTAVVSGRKKLSDWDGIHRKWQSQGGKRAAEEFLAEYEAAH
- a CDS encoding LacI family DNA-binding transcriptional regulator, which codes for MGERVTIREVAARAGVSVATVSRVLAGNYPTSTASRAKVLRAVKDLDYVANAHARALAGAGRKTIAVLMFDVVGAFYAQVAQGVEMEAAQRGRLTLVASTGSDPARELALVQMMREQAAEAVMLVGGVVQDDEYRQRMARYAEALAAAGSRLVLCGRPAPTPDVPALVVEYDNEAGAHAVTSHLLGAGHRRIALLGYEPGNTTGEDRLAGFLRALNDHGVPRGDAVLHGTGFGQNHGYEAMRDLLRKADGRPDFTAVFAGDDRAAAAAVVALREYGLRVPEDMSVVGYNDDPVAGDITPGLTTVHIPAEEMGRTAVRRALSGSPRAGQERHVLGTHIVIRDSVRRVRG
- a CDS encoding alpha/beta fold hydrolase, translating into MTTFVRGGFTRAGFVRVGGVPHHVEVTGRGPVCVLGAGLGLGWFDWDPVVPLLAPHRTVVRFDRPGLGLSGHARVAPTARDEAERIVRVLDAVGLGGAPVTAVGHSLAGFHMEAFARLFPERTAGLVLVDSSVEERPRTLLPRGMRVAATRACGTLLCTTGLPRAVGPALRRLTAPTPWAWLYGSSRVWRAALMEYVTYGDTARELAALRRRLPLPEGAPVTVLAAYGGGSRRWLGRQRRLAHALDASFRVAAPSGHLVMRDRPAEVARAVLAGGPIPEPAAHCPG
- a CDS encoding DUF998 domain-containing protein, with amino-acid sequence MAKQQPPAAWRPARTSRSTAARVLAGLLLAGALAYSTWPAEMLLPTGLSPRTAYVSELAAEDQPYGTFFRTVDLLAGLLVLAGAVWASTARRTRAGRLPAVGWAGLALFGAATAADSRLPLSCAATADPGCLARERAGDVPWTHTAHAVSSSLAVAGALVGMVLLTVAARRRAASWRALARTGPFLVALELVATGWTLTSIAAFEAGLGTWGLGIGQRLQVLAIAVWLVVLAWSAAAEARRE
- a CDS encoding APC family permease; this encodes MTNTDEPQQTRAGSLPEPDPAIPRQFISWVTLALMTTASVASLRPSPSMAIYGLAAVFLYLLPAVVFLLPTALVGAELASGWSGGIYRWVSEALGRPLGFVAVWCQFAMTIAYYPSLLAYVASTFAYVIHPSLAENGPYVAIVIVVIYWTGVWVTCRGTKTVAGLSSSGLIIGTLVPGVVLVVLGIVFLGQGNESAAPMSPDHWLPPWTGLASLVLIVNNFLSYAGMEMNGVHVSSLRHPRAEYPRSIFLATGLVLLIFILPALAISWVMPSEELSLTAGLMQAFQAFFDHFHVGWLTKVVGIMLVMAALGGMLTWLAGPAKGLVTLARQEGYLPPVLQKFNKAGVPRNIMVAQGVVTTLIGVLYAFSDDVSSAYWMFSVITVQIYLIAYLLMFVAVVRLRASQPEVPRGFVVPAVKVVAAVGFVASLAALAIGFVPPDQFGKGPLWRYLLIVGGGLLALGVLAPAAFLKFRKPGWIHPDHRATHEPR